In Acidimicrobiia bacterium, a genomic segment contains:
- a CDS encoding HAMP domain-containing sensor histidine kinase: MFGSFRARLIVTVIVLIGVTAGFVAVLSYALVRSSLRGQLVDDAVARAEFNVTVLASAEQLPPGSGLTEFEASGLADRFLLRGSDGVYIKFADGETYASSLDLLAANESLSPELRQIVDGGEFGYEFLKESETPTLVVAARRPPSGPDFYFFYPAADVDEALSQLARVLTIAGAAILILGAMGAGLIARRVLRPVAIAGRAAGIMAEGDLSVRLPATTSDELGALALAFNQMAAALETQIGALVAAHDRERRFVADVSHELRTPLTALVNEAAMLEGRLDELPDTDRRIGRMLVDDVERLRTLVEDLLEVSRLDSAPDSPELSDVDLPRFLEAVIADRHPVARLSVSGPIGRIRTDRRSLERIVGNLLDNARNHAPEAEVVVTARMAAGNLQIEVADDGPGIGVEHLHLLFDRFYKTDPSRQGGTGLGLAIARQHARRLGGDLTARPGTPRGLVFDLSLPVTESLHSRDGNENPA, encoded by the coding sequence ATGTTCGGCAGCTTTCGAGCTCGCCTGATCGTCACGGTGATAGTCCTCATCGGTGTGACGGCAGGTTTTGTCGCGGTTCTGTCCTACGCGCTGGTCCGGAGCTCGCTACGCGGGCAGCTGGTCGATGATGCGGTCGCACGGGCCGAGTTCAACGTCACGGTGCTTGCCTCTGCCGAACAACTACCCCCCGGATCCGGGCTGACCGAGTTCGAGGCGAGCGGGCTGGCCGACCGGTTCCTCCTGCGCGGTTCAGACGGCGTGTACATAAAGTTTGCCGACGGTGAGACCTACGCCTCCTCACTCGACCTGCTGGCCGCCAACGAGTCACTCTCACCGGAGCTTCGGCAGATCGTCGACGGAGGAGAGTTCGGCTACGAGTTCCTCAAGGAAAGCGAGACTCCAACCCTGGTGGTTGCCGCCCGCCGGCCACCATCCGGTCCGGACTTCTACTTCTTCTATCCGGCAGCCGACGTCGACGAGGCGCTCTCCCAGCTGGCCCGCGTGCTGACCATCGCCGGAGCAGCGATCCTCATCTTGGGAGCCATGGGAGCGGGGCTGATCGCCAGGCGCGTCCTCAGGCCCGTGGCGATCGCCGGCAGAGCGGCCGGGATCATGGCAGAGGGAGATCTCAGCGTCCGGCTGCCGGCGACGACCAGCGACGAACTCGGAGCACTGGCCCTCGCCTTCAACCAGATGGCAGCCGCCCTTGAGACTCAGATAGGCGCTCTCGTCGCCGCCCACGACCGCGAACGACGCTTCGTGGCCGATGTCTCCCACGAACTGCGGACTCCGCTCACCGCCCTGGTCAACGAGGCCGCGATGCTGGAGGGCCGGCTGGACGAACTGCCCGACACCGACCGCAGAATAGGGCGGATGCTCGTCGACGACGTCGAGAGGCTGCGCACCCTGGTGGAGGACCTACTCGAGGTCTCCCGTCTCGACTCCGCCCCCGACTCGCCGGAGTTGTCCGATGTCGACCTGCCGCGGTTCCTGGAGGCCGTCATCGCCGACCGCCATCCGGTCGCCCGCCTCAGCGTGTCCGGGCCGATCGGCCGCATCCGCACCGACCGCAGATCACTAGAACGCATCGTCGGGAATCTGCTCGACAACGCCAGAAACCACGCTCCCGAAGCTGAGGTAGTCGTCACCGCGCGAATGGCCGCCGGGAACCTGCAAATCGAAGTCGCAGACGACGGCCCGGGAATCGGAGTCGAACACCTCCACCTTCTGTTCGACCGGTTCTACAAGACCGACCCGTCACGACAAGGGGGAACAGGCCTCGGCCTGGCGATCGCCCGTCAACACGCCAGACGCCTCGGAGGAGACCTCACGGCACGGCCCGGCACACCGCGTGGGCTTGTGTTCGACCTCAGCCTGCCTGTGACCGAATCGTTACATTCCCGTGACGGAAACGAGAACCCGGCGTAG